The Nilaparvata lugens isolate BPH unplaced genomic scaffold, ASM1435652v1 scaffold4860, whole genome shotgun sequence genome has a segment encoding these proteins:
- the LOC120355805 gene encoding uncharacterized protein LOC120355805 translates to MIAPIRILIILCFVITGGSALWEEIAGPYDIRFSYGSNCDKRGKFNLFEPIKARKLNRTHFVYSGIFDTGAPMDDNLKVRLVASNKGTNGRYNNVVDIEMKACELVRKFGMEIITSVFDHCNQTFYCPRERFTCVMKNWTVNYNFNNVPALPYGEYRVEGSFIKIHQYNRRELISCTRYYGFITPKIPKSPKKTQQSDRMTDVSSLITP, encoded by the exons ATGATTGCACCAATCAGGATCTTGATTATTCTGTGCTTTGTGATCACAGGAGGATCTGCTCTTTGGGAGGAGATAGCG GGCCCATATGACATCAGATTCAGTTATGGCTCAAATTGTGATAAAAGAGGAAAATTTAATCTCTTTGAGCCCATAAAAGCAAGAAAGTTGAATAGAACACATTTTGTATACAGTGGTATCTTTGATACAGGAGCACCCATGGATGATAACTTAAAG GTAAGATTAGTAGCATCGAACAAAGGCACAAATGGACGTTACAACAATGTtgttgatattgaaatgaaagcCTGCGAGTTGGTTAGGAAATTTGGCATGGAAATAATCACAAGTGTATTCGATCATTGCAATCAAACATTCTATTGTCCGAGGGAGAGG TTCACTTGTGTGATGAAAAACTGGACTGTGAATTACAACTTCAACAACGTACCTGCTCTTCCTTATGGCGAATACAGAGTGGAGGGGTCATTCATTAAGattcatcaatataatagaaGAGAGCTGATATCATGTACAAGATATTATGGATTCATTACTCCAAAAATACCTAAATCTCCAAAGAAAACTCAGCAGAGTGATCGCATGACGGATGTTTCATCACTTATTACACCATAA